Proteins from one Nakamurella multipartita DSM 44233 genomic window:
- the istB gene encoding IS21-like element helper ATPase IstB encodes MTAPIRRRRGLTEQAASAAIDTACRQLRLPTVRGLVTDMVTVAEKEQLTYQGFLAELLLAECDDRARRRSVRRVKAAGFPREKWLADFDFDANPNINSATIHTLAGCGWIRAGQPLCLIGDSGTGKSHLLIGLGTAAAENGFRVKYTLATKLVNELVEAADDKILAKTIARYGRVDLLCIDELGYMELDKRGAELLFQVLTEREEKNSVAIASNDSFSGWTKTFTDARLCAAIVDRLTFGGNIIETGTDSYRLARTKAQQAAS; translated from the coding sequence ATGACCGCACCGATTCGCCGCCGCCGCGGCCTGACCGAGCAGGCCGCGTCCGCGGCGATCGACACGGCCTGCCGGCAACTACGCCTGCCGACCGTCCGCGGGCTGGTCACCGACATGGTCACCGTCGCGGAGAAGGAACAACTCACCTACCAGGGATTCCTCGCCGAGCTACTCCTGGCCGAATGCGACGACCGGGCCCGTCGCCGCTCTGTCCGCCGGGTCAAGGCGGCCGGCTTTCCACGAGAGAAGTGGCTGGCCGATTTCGACTTCGACGCGAACCCGAACATCAACTCGGCGACCATCCACACCCTGGCCGGATGCGGCTGGATCCGCGCCGGGCAACCGTTATGCCTGATCGGAGACTCCGGCACCGGCAAGTCGCATCTGCTGATCGGGTTGGGCACCGCCGCCGCGGAGAACGGGTTCCGGGTGAAATACACCCTGGCCACCAAGCTGGTGAACGAACTCGTGGAGGCCGCCGACGACAAGATCCTGGCCAAGACCATTGCCCGATACGGACGGGTTGATCTTCTCTGCATCGATGAACTCGGCTATATGGAACTCGACAAACGCGGCGCGGAGCTACTTTTCCAGGTTCTCACCGAACGGGAAGAGAAGAACTCCGTGGCCATCGCCTCCAACGATTCCTTCTCCGGCTGGACAAAAACGTTCACCGACGCCCGCCTCTGCGCCGCGATCGTCGACCGGCTCACCTTCGGCGGGAACATCATCGAGACCGGAACCGACTCCTACCGGCTGGCCCGGACCAAGGCCCAACAAGCCGCCAGCTAA
- a CDS encoding IS701 family transposase: protein MDAAGFAAVGEELDAFAGQVFSSLLRSDQRATAGVYLRGLMLDGRRKSMQPMAARLGVDHQRLQQFITNSPWDVVPVRRTLARLAIQAIEPQAWVVDDTGQAKEGTESACVARQYSGTLGKIGNCQVAVSVHAVTDKASAPLDWRLFMPVSWDDRSASTEESAAEVRRRRRRCQIPDTQHHRPKWQLALEMIDDLLALGHRPPVVVADAGYGDTTAFRLALTERDLDYVLAIKGTTSAHPADAVPVTPARTPGRGRPPGPSYPDPPSNCKDLIMAAGRSARRKVTWRRGTRTGPTNRTAAMRSEFTALRIRPANRDIPRADDGTLPEQWLIAEWPAGAPEPTDYWLASLPADTPISTMVRLAKIRWRIEHDYRELKTGVGLDHFEGRSWTGWHHHATLVTAAHVFLTRLRMTNPKASGQA, encoded by the coding sequence GTGGATGCTGCTGGTTTCGCTGCTGTGGGTGAGGAACTGGACGCCTTTGCCGGGCAGGTGTTCTCGTCGTTGTTGCGATCGGATCAGCGGGCCACCGCCGGGGTGTATCTGCGGGGGCTGATGCTGGACGGTCGACGCAAGTCGATGCAGCCGATGGCGGCGCGGCTGGGAGTGGACCACCAGCGGTTGCAGCAGTTCATCACGAACTCGCCGTGGGACGTGGTTCCCGTGCGCAGGACGCTGGCCCGGCTGGCGATCCAGGCCATCGAGCCGCAGGCGTGGGTGGTCGACGACACCGGTCAGGCCAAGGAGGGCACCGAGTCGGCGTGCGTGGCCCGGCAGTACTCGGGGACCCTGGGCAAGATCGGGAACTGCCAGGTCGCGGTCAGCGTGCACGCGGTCACCGACAAGGCGTCCGCGCCCCTGGACTGGCGCCTGTTCATGCCCGTGAGCTGGGACGATAGGTCCGCATCGACCGAAGAGTCAGCCGCCGAGGTGCGGCGCCGGCGGCGTCGATGCCAGATCCCGGACACCCAGCACCACCGCCCGAAGTGGCAGCTCGCGCTGGAGATGATCGACGACCTGCTGGCCCTGGGCCACCGCCCCCCGGTGGTGGTCGCGGACGCCGGCTACGGGGACACCACCGCGTTCCGGCTTGCCCTGACCGAGCGGGACCTGGACTACGTCCTCGCGATCAAGGGCACCACCAGCGCCCATCCCGCCGACGCCGTACCGGTCACCCCTGCCCGCACGCCCGGGCGGGGCCGGCCACCCGGACCGTCCTACCCGGACCCGCCCAGCAACTGCAAGGACCTGATCATGGCTGCTGGCCGCAGCGCCCGCCGCAAAGTCACCTGGCGGCGCGGAACCAGGACCGGTCCGACCAACCGCACCGCCGCGATGCGGTCGGAGTTCACCGCTCTACGGATCCGACCGGCCAACCGAGACATCCCCCGCGCAGACGACGGCACCCTGCCCGAACAGTGGCTCATCGCGGAATGGCCGGCGGGCGCGCCCGAGCCCACCGACTACTGGCTCGCCAGCCTGCCCGCCGACACCCCGATCTCCACCATGGTCCGTCTGGCCAAGATCCGCTGGCGGATCGAGCACGACTACCGCGAACTGAAAACCGGTGTGGGCCTTGACCATTTCGAAGGCCGAAGCTGGACCGGCTGGCACCACCACGCCACCCTGGTCACCGCCGCGCACGTGTTCCTGACCCGGCTCCGAATGACCAACCCAAAAGCATCTGGGCAGGCCTGA